Proteins encoded together in one Gemmatimonadota bacterium DH-78 window:
- a CDS encoding DUF2207 domain-containing protein: MRVVCTALLAFLLPAGGAAGQERVLTLEQFNSTITVNEDGTLDVIESLRFHFAGTWNGVFRSIPVEMEDSRGFRDRIILDLQSVVDGSGTGLRHEVSREGRNQKVKIWVPNATDRTETVSIRYRVRNGLRFFETHDELYWNATGNEWEVPIQHAVVRVVLPDAASGRRVSAFTGAWGSRQSDATIEEIDEGYLFEVSDLAFREGMTVVVGWDPGVIERPTAADRALWFATTNWPLLFPLLSLILMWRRWRARGKDPAALPITPQYEPPEGLTPGTAGTLVDNTVDMRDITATLVDLAVRGYLRIEEEKQGRLERIVSKPDYRFVRLKPDTGSLQPHESRLLEGLFGGSSSVSTDDLEDRFYTKLSGIKSAIFDRLIRDGYYEQRPETVVGKYVGLAVAVGVVATGIGLFFTARAGAAPAAAIVGGVGAAVPVFLFGLFMPARTVAGARQREAVLGFEEFLERVESDRFRRMIKGPEQFEAYLPWAMALKVEKQWARAFEQMYSEEATRSSGWYVGRSGPGRFSPTHLVANLSSVSSRTTSAMVSAPRSSSSSSGFSGGGGFSGGGGGGGGGGGF, translated from the coding sequence ATGCGCGTCGTGTGCACGGCGCTGCTGGCGTTCCTGCTCCCGGCCGGCGGCGCCGCGGGTCAGGAGCGGGTACTCACCCTCGAGCAGTTCAACTCCACGATCACCGTCAACGAAGACGGCACCCTCGACGTGATCGAGAGCCTGCGCTTTCACTTCGCGGGCACCTGGAACGGCGTCTTCCGCTCGATTCCGGTGGAGATGGAGGATTCGCGGGGATTCCGCGACCGCATCATCCTCGACCTGCAGTCGGTGGTGGACGGCAGTGGTACGGGACTCCGCCACGAGGTGTCTCGCGAGGGCCGCAACCAGAAGGTGAAGATCTGGGTGCCGAACGCCACCGATCGCACCGAGACGGTCTCGATCCGCTACCGGGTGCGCAACGGGCTGCGCTTCTTCGAGACCCACGACGAGCTCTACTGGAACGCCACCGGCAACGAGTGGGAGGTGCCGATCCAGCACGCGGTGGTGCGGGTGGTGCTTCCCGACGCGGCCTCGGGCCGTCGGGTGTCGGCCTTCACCGGGGCCTGGGGGTCGCGGCAGAGCGACGCCACCATCGAGGAGATCGACGAGGGCTACCTCTTCGAGGTGTCGGACCTCGCCTTTCGCGAGGGCATGACGGTGGTGGTGGGGTGGGACCCCGGCGTGATCGAGCGGCCGACCGCCGCGGATCGCGCGCTCTGGTTCGCCACCACCAACTGGCCGCTGCTCTTTCCGCTGCTCAGTCTGATCCTGATGTGGCGACGCTGGAGAGCCCGCGGCAAGGATCCCGCGGCGCTGCCGATCACGCCGCAGTACGAGCCGCCGGAGGGCCTCACCCCCGGCACCGCGGGCACGCTGGTCGACAACACCGTCGACATGCGCGACATCACCGCCACCCTGGTCGACCTCGCCGTGCGGGGTTACCTGCGCATCGAAGAGGAGAAGCAGGGCCGTCTGGAGCGCATCGTCTCGAAGCCCGACTACCGCTTCGTGCGACTCAAGCCCGACACCGGCTCGCTGCAGCCGCACGAGTCGCGGCTGCTCGAGGGGCTCTTCGGCGGCTCGTCGTCGGTGAGCACCGACGACCTCGAAGACCGGTTCTACACGAAGCTGTCGGGCATCAAGAGCGCGATCTTCGACCGGCTGATCCGCGACGGGTACTACGAGCAGCGCCCCGAGACGGTGGTGGGAAAGTACGTCGGGCTGGCGGTGGCGGTGGGGGTGGTCGCCACCGGCATCGGCCTGTTCTTCACCGCGCGAGCGGGGGCTGCGCCGGCGGCGGCGATCGTGGGCGGAGTGGGGGCGGCCGTGCCCGTGTTTCTCTTCGGGCTCTTCATGCCCGCGCGGACGGTGGCCGGGGCGCGCCAGCGCGAGGCCGTGCTCGGCTTCGAGGAGTTTCTCGAGCGGGTGGAGTCGGATCGCTTCCGCCGCATGATCAAGGGCCCGGAGCAGTTCGAGGCGTACCTGCCCTGGGCGATGGCGCTCAAGGTGGAGAAGCAGTGGGCGCGCGCCTTCGAGCAGATGTACTCCGAAGAGGCGACGCGGTCGAGCGGGTGGTATGTGGGGCGGAGTGGCCCCGGTCGATTCTCGCCCACCCACCTCGTTGCGAACCTGTCGTCGGTCTCGAGCCGCACGACGTCGGCCATGGTGTCGGCGCCGCGCAGCTCCTCGTCGAGCTCCGGATTCAGCGGCGGAGGCGGGTTCAGCGGGGGCGGGGGCGGTGGAGGCGGTGGTGGCGGCTTCTAG
- a CDS encoding NFACT RNA binding domain-containing protein: MAASRSAARRGPPDESEVARVHEVEGFTVLVGRSARDNDTLSLKVARPRDLWFHAAGVAGSHVVVRRPESGEDPPRSVIERAAQLAAWHSKARNARGKVPVHWCPAAEVSKVRGAPAGQVRLGRYDTLKVYPKGEE, encoded by the coding sequence GTGGCGGCTTCTAGAAGCGCGGCCCGGCGCGGCCCACCCGACGAGAGCGAGGTGGCGCGGGTGCACGAGGTGGAGGGGTTCACCGTGCTCGTGGGCCGATCGGCCCGCGACAACGACACCCTCTCGCTGAAGGTGGCGCGACCGCGCGACCTCTGGTTTCACGCGGCGGGAGTGGCCGGAAGCCACGTGGTGGTCCGGCGCCCGGAGTCGGGCGAAGATCCGCCCCGCAGCGTGATCGAACGGGCGGCGCAGCTGGCCGCCTGGCACTCGAAGGCCCGCAACGCGCGCGGCAAGGTGCCGGTGCACTGGTGCCCCGCAGCGGAGGTGAGCAAGGTGCGCGGCGCCCCGGCCGGGCAGGTGCGGCTGGGGCGCTACGACACCCTCAAGGTCTACCCGAAGGGCGAGGAATAG
- a CDS encoding pyruvate dehydrogenase complex dihydrolipoamide acetyltransferase yields the protein MATKVHMEALSPTMEEGQLVKWLKGEGDEVSSGDVLAEIETDKATMELVARGDGVLRAILLAEGGTAAVGEVIGVIAGADEDISALVGEGGGSGGGGAADDAADAPAAEKDDADADPVADEAASAPSEAAAPSSDEAASTEPSGRVKASPLARRLAEDTGVDLASIEGSGPGGRIVKRDVEAARSAPAAAPAPAASKSAPAPADWSDAGAQESYDEVPVSQMRKAIARRLTESISPVPHFFLTVDVDMTRAVAARKQVNALVEAEGDRVSFNDFVLKAAAAALVRHPDCNAAWHGDHIKRFHHVHMGVAVAIDDGLITPVVKHADRKGLVQISREVKEMAGRARQKRLKPDEYTGATFSVSNLGAFGIHEFTAIINPPEAGILAVGRIEDTPVAIGGEVVVRPRMRITMSCDHRVIDGAQGARFLQTLQAMLEEPAAILV from the coding sequence ATGGCGACGAAGGTCCACATGGAAGCCCTGTCCCCCACGATGGAAGAGGGGCAGCTGGTGAAGTGGTTGAAGGGCGAGGGCGACGAGGTGTCGTCCGGCGACGTGCTCGCCGAGATCGAGACCGACAAGGCCACCATGGAGCTGGTCGCCCGCGGCGACGGCGTGCTGCGGGCCATCCTCCTCGCGGAGGGCGGCACGGCCGCGGTCGGTGAGGTGATCGGCGTGATCGCCGGCGCCGACGAAGACATCTCGGCGCTCGTGGGCGAGGGCGGGGGTTCCGGCGGAGGCGGTGCGGCCGACGATGCAGCCGACGCTCCCGCGGCCGAGAAGGACGACGCCGACGCCGACCCCGTGGCCGACGAAGCCGCGTCCGCCCCGTCGGAGGCCGCCGCGCCCTCGTCGGACGAGGCCGCCTCCACGGAACCCTCGGGCCGGGTGAAGGCGTCGCCGCTGGCGCGCCGCCTCGCCGAAGACACCGGGGTGGACCTGGCGTCGATCGAGGGGTCCGGCCCCGGGGGACGCATCGTGAAGCGCGACGTCGAGGCGGCCCGTTCGGCGCCCGCTGCCGCTCCGGCCCCCGCCGCGTCGAAGAGCGCCCCGGCTCCGGCCGACTGGTCGGACGCGGGCGCGCAGGAGTCGTACGACGAGGTGCCGGTCAGCCAGATGCGGAAGGCCATCGCCCGCCGACTGACCGAGTCGATCTCGCCGGTGCCGCACTTCTTCCTCACCGTCGACGTCGACATGACCCGCGCCGTCGCCGCGCGGAAGCAGGTCAACGCGCTGGTCGAGGCCGAGGGCGATCGGGTGTCGTTCAACGACTTCGTGCTCAAGGCCGCCGCCGCCGCCCTGGTGCGCCACCCGGACTGCAACGCAGCCTGGCACGGCGACCACATCAAGCGCTTCCACCACGTGCACATGGGGGTGGCCGTCGCCATCGACGACGGTCTGATCACCCCGGTCGTGAAGCACGCCGACCGCAAGGGGCTGGTGCAGATCTCGCGCGAGGTGAAGGAGATGGCCGGGCGCGCGCGGCAGAAGCGCCTGAAGCCCGACGAGTACACGGGCGCCACCTTCTCGGTCTCGAACCTCGGCGCCTTCGGCATCCACGAGTTCACGGCCATCATCAACCCGCCCGAGGCGGGCATCCTGGCCGTGGGTCGGATCGAGGACACCCCGGTGGCGATCGGCGGCGAAGTGGTCGTGCGTCCCCGGATGCGCATCACGATGAGTTGCGACCACCGCGTGATCGACGGGGCGCAGGGCGCGCGCTTCCTGCAGACGCTGCAGGCCATGCTCGAGGAGCCGGCGGCGATCCTGGTGTGA
- a CDS encoding pyruvate dehydrogenase complex E1 component subunit beta, whose amino-acid sequence MAEITYREALNEALREEMERDPDVFLMGEEVAEYDGAYKVSKGLLDVFGDRRIVDSPISELGFAGLGVGAAMAGLKPVIEFMTFNFSILALDQVINHAAKIRYMSGGQIPCSIVFRGPNGAALQLSAQHSQACETYYVHAPGVKVVTPATPADAKGLLKAAIRDPDPVAFMEAEMLYNVKGEVPDDDDFVIPLGVADVKREGTDVTILTHGKTVHVALQAAQKLDKDGVSVEVVDLRSIRPLDVDTILASVKKTNRAVYLEEGWAFAGVGAQIVSMVQEEAFDWLDAPVVRVMQADVPMPYAKNLEQMAKPSAERVVAACNRVLYR is encoded by the coding sequence ATGGCCGAGATCACCTACCGCGAGGCGCTGAACGAGGCGCTGCGCGAAGAGATGGAGCGGGATCCCGACGTCTTCCTCATGGGTGAGGAGGTGGCGGAGTACGACGGCGCCTACAAGGTGTCGAAGGGACTCCTCGACGTCTTCGGCGACCGCAGGATCGTGGACTCGCCCATTTCGGAGCTCGGTTTCGCGGGCCTCGGCGTGGGGGCGGCCATGGCCGGCCTCAAGCCGGTGATCGAGTTCATGACCTTCAACTTCTCGATTCTCGCGCTCGATCAGGTCATCAACCACGCCGCGAAGATCCGCTACATGTCGGGCGGTCAGATCCCCTGTTCGATCGTCTTCCGCGGGCCCAACGGCGCCGCGCTGCAGCTGTCGGCGCAGCACTCGCAGGCCTGCGAGACGTACTACGTGCACGCCCCGGGCGTGAAGGTGGTCACCCCGGCCACCCCCGCCGACGCGAAGGGGCTGCTGAAGGCCGCCATTCGCGACCCCGACCCGGTCGCCTTCATGGAGGCCGAGATGCTCTACAACGTGAAGGGCGAGGTGCCCGACGACGACGACTTCGTGATCCCGCTCGGGGTGGCCGACGTCAAGCGCGAGGGCACCGACGTCACGATCCTCACGCACGGCAAGACGGTGCATGTGGCGCTGCAGGCCGCGCAGAAGCTCGACAAGGACGGGGTGAGCGTCGAGGTGGTCGACCTGCGGTCGATCCGCCCGCTCGATGTCGACACCATCCTCGCGTCGGTGAAGAAGACCAACCGCGCCGTCTACCTCGAAGAGGGCTGGGCTTTCGCCGGAGTGGGCGCGCAGATCGTGTCGATGGTGCAGGAAGAGGCCTTCGACTGGCTGGATGCTCCCGTCGTGCGGGTGATGCAGGCCGACGTGCCGATGCCCTACGCGAAGAATCTGGAGCAGATGGCCAAGCCGTCGGCCGAGCGGGTCGTGGCGGCCTGCAATCGGGTGCTGTACCGCTGA
- the pdhA gene encoding pyruvate dehydrogenase (acetyl-transferring) E1 component subunit alpha: MADTKTKKTPKAADGLRGVPTDTALRLLREMLLYRRFEEKAEEAYAIGKIGGFCHLHIGQEAAAAGTILALDEGDYVISAYREHTQALARGMEPSVIMAELFGRATGCSGGKGGSMHLFDVERRFMGGHGIVGAQVPLASGLGWKIRYREENDVVLCFMGDAAVNQGAFHEALNMSAVWKLPVIYVVENNEYGMGTAFSRVSATEIHERSCAYGIPSSIVDGQDVLATYDAFRTLIDEVRGGGGPRYVDLRTYRFKGHSMSDPVSGTYRSKEEVDGKVKEADPIRLLRDELMEAGLLDQESLEAMDAEAKKQALEAFEFADESPLPDEGELYTHVYAELGHGRIFMDGRERPGGGA; the protein is encoded by the coding sequence ATGGCCGACACGAAAACCAAGAAGACCCCGAAGGCGGCCGACGGCCTCCGGGGTGTGCCGACCGACACGGCGCTGCGACTGCTCCGTGAGATGCTGCTCTACCGACGCTTCGAGGAGAAGGCCGAAGAGGCCTATGCGATCGGCAAGATCGGGGGCTTCTGCCACCTGCACATCGGGCAGGAAGCCGCCGCCGCCGGCACCATCCTGGCGCTCGACGAGGGCGACTACGTGATCTCGGCCTACCGGGAGCACACGCAGGCGCTCGCGCGCGGCATGGAGCCGAGCGTGATCATGGCCGAGCTGTTCGGGCGCGCCACGGGGTGTTCGGGCGGGAAGGGCGGCTCGATGCACCTGTTCGACGTCGAGCGCCGCTTCATGGGGGGCCACGGCATCGTGGGCGCCCAGGTGCCGCTCGCCTCCGGGCTCGGGTGGAAGATCCGGTATCGCGAGGAGAACGACGTGGTGCTCTGCTTCATGGGCGACGCCGCCGTGAACCAGGGGGCGTTCCACGAGGCGCTGAACATGAGCGCCGTCTGGAAGCTGCCGGTGATCTACGTGGTGGAGAACAACGAGTACGGCATGGGCACCGCCTTCTCGCGGGTGTCGGCCACCGAGATCCACGAGCGGTCGTGCGCCTACGGCATCCCGTCGTCGATCGTCGACGGCCAAGACGTGCTCGCCACTTACGACGCCTTCCGCACGCTGATCGACGAGGTTCGGGGTGGGGGCGGGCCGCGCTACGTGGACCTGCGCACCTACCGCTTCAAGGGCCACTCGATGTCCGACCCCGTGTCGGGCACCTATCGCAGCAAGGAAGAGGTGGACGGCAAGGTGAAGGAGGCCGACCCGATCCGCCTGCTGCGCGACGAGCTCATGGAGGCGGGGCTGCTCGACCAGGAGTCCCTCGAAGCGATGGACGCCGAGGCGAAGAAGCAGGCGCTCGAGGCCTTCGAGTTCGCCGACGAGTCGCCGCTCCCCGACGAGGGCGAGCTGTACACCCACGTCTACGCCGAACTCGGGCACGGACGAATCTTCATGGATGGGCGAGAGCGCCCGGGCGGAGGTGCCTGA
- the lipA gene encoding lipoyl synthase, giving the protein MPLRARKPEWLKVRSPGGANYMRLQKMMRSESLHTVCEEASCPNIGECWESGTATFMILGDVCTRACKYCGVAHGMPTELDLDEPRRVADTCAAMELEHVVITSVNRDELADGGASIYADTIRQIRARLPECSVEVLIPDFKGDEESLGVVLDARPSILGHNLETVDRLHPDVRPGGRYWRSISFLGASKKLAPDILTKTGIILGMGEEPHEIRQAMSDLREAAVDILTLGQYLRPSPQHIPVARWVTPAEFAEWKRVGEEEYGFRHVESGPLVRSSYHAKEQAREVEAGGPGAITDVLEADIPAPAELRPELNQRMPSLVQIEVGRSGAAHS; this is encoded by the coding sequence ATTCCCCTGCGGGCCCGCAAGCCGGAATGGCTGAAGGTGCGGTCGCCCGGAGGGGCCAACTACATGCGGCTGCAGAAGATGATGCGGAGCGAGTCGCTCCACACCGTCTGCGAAGAGGCGAGCTGCCCGAACATCGGCGAGTGTTGGGAGTCGGGTACGGCCACCTTCATGATCCTCGGCGACGTCTGCACCCGCGCCTGCAAGTACTGCGGCGTGGCGCACGGCATGCCCACCGAGCTCGACCTCGACGAACCGCGGCGGGTGGCCGACACCTGCGCGGCCATGGAGCTCGAGCACGTGGTGATCACGAGTGTGAACCGCGACGAGCTCGCCGACGGCGGCGCGTCGATCTACGCCGACACCATCCGCCAGATTCGCGCCCGGCTGCCCGAGTGCTCGGTCGAGGTGCTGATCCCCGACTTCAAGGGCGACGAGGAGTCGCTGGGCGTGGTGCTCGACGCGCGCCCCTCGATCCTCGGGCACAATCTGGAGACCGTCGACCGGCTGCACCCCGACGTGCGCCCCGGCGGACGCTACTGGCGCTCGATCTCCTTCCTCGGCGCCTCGAAGAAGCTCGCTCCCGACATCCTGACGAAGACCGGCATCATTCTCGGCATGGGCGAAGAGCCCCACGAGATTCGCCAGGCGATGTCCGATCTGCGCGAGGCCGCGGTCGACATTCTCACCCTGGGGCAGTACCTGCGCCCCTCGCCCCAGCACATTCCCGTCGCCCGGTGGGTCACCCCGGCCGAGTTCGCGGAGTGGAAGCGGGTGGGTGAAGAGGAGTACGGCTTCCGACACGTGGAGTCGGGACCCCTCGTGCGCTCCAGCTACCACGCGAAGGAGCAGGCCCGCGAAGTCGAGGCGGGCGGCCCCGGCGCCATCACCGACGTGCTCGAAGCCGATATCCCCGCCCCGGCGGAACTGCGGCCCGAGCTCAATCAGCGCATGCCCTCCCTCGTCCAGATCGAGGTGGGGCGCTCCGGCGCGGCCCATTCCTGA
- a CDS encoding TIGR00730 family Rossman fold protein — MSDHPFDEGAAIPSDASVVPPPPPSRETEDARFLQTVEALSSTPQFALALDSWRIFRIMGEFVEGFEAMTGQGPCVSIFGSARVRPADPTYQLCVETARQLGEAGFGIITGGGPGMMEAANRGAREAGVASIGCNIELPFEQGTNPFVDLSVDFRYFFVRKTMFVKYADAFVIFPGGFGTMDELFEALTLIQTGKVRNFPVVLVGTDYWGGMVDWIRDRMLAERKVSPDDLDLLYLTDDPAEVVEHVVRRYRRENGHGPRQAGASGAEPRETP, encoded by the coding sequence ATGAGCGATCATCCCTTCGACGAGGGTGCGGCGATCCCCAGCGACGCCAGCGTGGTTCCCCCGCCGCCGCCCTCCCGGGAGACCGAGGACGCGCGGTTTCTCCAGACGGTGGAGGCGCTGTCGAGCACGCCCCAGTTCGCACTGGCGCTCGACTCCTGGCGGATCTTCCGCATCATGGGCGAGTTCGTCGAGGGCTTCGAGGCCATGACGGGGCAGGGGCCGTGCGTTTCGATCTTCGGCTCGGCGCGTGTGCGCCCGGCCGATCCCACCTATCAGCTCTGCGTGGAGACCGCCCGGCAGCTCGGAGAGGCCGGGTTCGGCATCATCACCGGGGGCGGTCCCGGCATGATGGAGGCGGCCAATCGCGGCGCGCGCGAAGCGGGCGTCGCGTCGATCGGCTGCAACATCGAACTGCCCTTCGAACAGGGCACGAACCCCTTCGTCGATCTCTCCGTCGACTTCCGCTACTTCTTCGTGCGGAAGACGATGTTCGTGAAGTATGCCGACGCCTTCGTGATCTTCCCCGGCGGTTTCGGCACCATGGACGAGCTGTTCGAGGCGCTGACACTGATCCAGACGGGGAAGGTGAGAAACTTCCCCGTGGTGCTCGTGGGCACCGACTACTGGGGCGGCATGGTCGACTGGATCCGCGATCGCATGCTCGCGGAACGAAAGGTCTCGCCCGACGATCTCGACCTGCTCTACCTGACCGACGACCCGGCCGAGGTGGTCGAGCATGTCGTTCGCCGGTACCGCAGGGAGAACGGCCACGGACCGCGTCAGGCCGGGGCCTCGGGCGCCGAACCCAGAGAAACCCCCTGA
- a CDS encoding zinc ribbon domain-containing protein, which translates to MTTTACPRCGATAEGNYCASCGAALAARHCTECGAALTPGARFCTSCGTGVTAASTPGPATGSGTRRSGGASAGGGGGGEPHVAWWFAGGLLVLLIVVVAWPIVRPDQVATTPAAGPTPTGAAAVDLTSMTPREAADRLFERVMRAASESDSAQVAQFVPMAVMAYEGARPLDSDGLFHLASMQHLAGDFAAARATVEEGLERDADHLLLLYAGGQAAQEMDDRDGAVGYYQRLIDKYDAEMASANPDYEAHRNLMSTTRSEALNYVNGTPAGGDR; encoded by the coding sequence ATGACCACGACTGCCTGTCCCCGCTGCGGCGCGACCGCGGAGGGCAACTACTGCGCGAGCTGCGGCGCCGCGCTCGCCGCACGCCACTGCACCGAGTGCGGGGCCGCCCTGACCCCCGGAGCGCGATTCTGCACCTCCTGCGGGACGGGGGTGACGGCGGCATCCACGCCCGGCCCGGCGACCGGATCGGGTACCCGGCGATCCGGGGGTGCATCCGCCGGAGGGGGCGGCGGCGGAGAGCCCCATGTGGCCTGGTGGTTCGCCGGGGGGCTGCTCGTGTTGCTGATCGTGGTGGTGGCGTGGCCGATCGTTCGGCCCGACCAGGTGGCCACCACCCCCGCGGCCGGCCCGACGCCCACGGGGGCCGCCGCCGTCGATCTCACCTCGATGACGCCGCGCGAAGCCGCAGATCGGCTCTTCGAGCGGGTCATGCGAGCCGCATCCGAGTCCGACTCCGCGCAGGTCGCGCAATTCGTGCCGATGGCGGTGATGGCCTACGAAGGCGCCCGCCCGCTCGACAGCGACGGTCTCTTCCACCTCGCCTCGATGCAGCATCTCGCCGGTGATTTCGCCGCGGCGCGGGCCACCGTGGAGGAGGGACTCGAGCGCGATGCGGATCACCTGCTGCTGCTCTACGCCGGGGGCCAGGCGGCCCAGGAGATGGACGACCGCGACGGCGCGGTGGGCTACTACCAGCGGTTGATCGACAAGTACGACGCCGAGATGGCCTCGGCGAACCCCGACTACGAGGCGCACCGCAACCTGATGTCCACCACGCGATCCGAGGCCCTGAACTACGTGAACGGCACCCCCGCGGGAGGCGACCGATGA
- a CDS encoding M14 metallopeptidase family protein, with product MWIPRALRRPARPTGLLLALAVGTLAAVPAAGQVPTPASIIGFAPGTERQLADWNDLTGYYEALARASDRVALDTLGPTTDGRPFVMLTITSPENHAQLDELQSIQRRLADPRLLTGEAELEELLDRGRTVVLITHGIHATEVGSSQSAANLAYRLASSNDARVREILDNVVVLQIPSLNPDGLQWVAEWYREWVGTRYEASDLPWLYHRYVGHDNNRDWYAFTQQETQLTIELAHNAWRPQIVHDIHQMGGSGARIFFPPYTEPWDPNIDPALTSAVSQLGTWMAAELTAQGKPGVVVQAIYDAYTPARAYQHYHAGARILSETASADLATSVVSVDPADIGGGREYDVGTRSWKYPWPWEGGRWGLPQIVDYMESGAMALLTNAARNRRYWLENFVGIGERAIAERTEGPRAWVIPADQPNQPGVDYALRVLAMADVEVHRAVEPFTVAGERFAAGSWVVPLNQPYGSFAQTMLERQVYPDLREYPGGPPKRPYDVTAHTLPLLLDFEAIPVDEPVQAALSDPIDPPAFDFELPPELRGDAAPRIGIYKGWREPMEAGWTRWVFDQHGLAYDTIHDATMRDGALGDHFDVILLQDQSATQIVQGFAEGSVPPGYSGGIGDAGVTALRDFVRGGGRLVAIEGATDLAIDLFDLDVSNAVDRLPSQDFYIPGSLLSLEITDERFGTGLEPETAAWYWGSSRVFDVSDPTVRVLARFADRPLLSGWVLGAERVAGRPAIVEATVGAGTVTLFGFQPNYRGQSMATWPLLFRALSGVRLGIFDHN from the coding sequence ATGTGGATTCCGCGCGCTCTCCGCCGCCCCGCCCGCCCCACCGGCCTTCTCCTCGCGCTGGCCGTCGGCACCCTCGCGGCCGTCCCGGCCGCAGGCCAGGTGCCGACACCGGCCTCGATCATCGGTTTCGCGCCGGGCACCGAGCGCCAGCTCGCGGACTGGAACGACCTGACCGGGTACTACGAGGCGCTCGCCCGGGCCTCGGATCGCGTGGCGCTCGACACCCTCGGACCCACCACCGACGGTCGTCCCTTCGTGATGCTCACCATCACGAGCCCCGAGAACCACGCGCAGCTCGACGAGCTCCAGTCGATCCAGAGGCGGCTCGCCGACCCCCGGCTGCTCACCGGCGAAGCCGAACTGGAAGAGCTGCTGGACCGGGGCCGCACCGTGGTGCTGATCACCCACGGCATCCATGCCACCGAGGTGGGTTCGTCGCAGTCCGCGGCCAATCTGGCCTACCGCCTGGCCTCGTCGAACGACGCGCGGGTGCGGGAGATCCTCGACAACGTGGTGGTGCTGCAGATCCCCTCGCTGAACCCGGACGGCCTGCAGTGGGTGGCGGAGTGGTACCGGGAGTGGGTCGGCACCCGCTACGAGGCGTCGGATCTGCCCTGGCTCTACCACCGCTACGTCGGTCACGACAACAACCGCGACTGGTACGCCTTCACCCAGCAGGAGACGCAGCTCACCATCGAGCTGGCCCACAACGCGTGGCGGCCGCAGATCGTGCACGACATCCACCAGATGGGAGGCAGCGGCGCGCGCATCTTCTTCCCGCCCTACACCGAGCCGTGGGACCCCAACATCGATCCGGCCCTCACGAGTGCCGTGAGTCAGCTGGGCACCTGGATGGCCGCGGAGCTGACCGCCCAGGGCAAGCCCGGGGTGGTGGTGCAGGCGATCTACGACGCCTATACCCCGGCGCGCGCCTATCAGCACTACCACGCCGGGGCCCGGATCCTGAGCGAGACCGCCTCGGCCGACCTGGCCACCTCGGTCGTGTCGGTCGACCCGGCCGACATCGGCGGCGGGCGGGAGTACGATGTGGGCACCCGCAGCTGGAAGTACCCGTGGCCGTGGGAGGGCGGGCGCTGGGGCCTTCCGCAGATCGTGGACTACATGGAGTCGGGCGCGATGGCCCTGCTCACCAATGCGGCGCGCAACCGGCGGTACTGGCTCGAGAACTTCGTCGGCATCGGTGAGCGGGCGATCGCCGAGCGCACCGAGGGACCCCGGGCGTGGGTGATCCCCGCCGACCAGCCGAACCAGCCGGGCGTCGACTACGCGCTGCGGGTGCTCGCCATGGCCGATGTCGAGGTGCACCGCGCCGTGGAGCCCTTCACCGTCGCGGGCGAGCGCTTCGCCGCCGGCAGCTGGGTCGTTCCGCTGAACCAACCCTACGGATCGTTCGCACAGACGATGCTCGAGCGTCAGGTGTACCCGGATCTTCGGGAGTATCCCGGGGGACCCCCGAAGCGCCCCTACGACGTGACTGCCCACACTCTGCCTCTCCTGCTCGACTTCGAGGCGATCCCGGTCGACGAGCCGGTGCAGGCCGCCCTGTCCGATCCCATCGACCCTCCCGCCTTCGACTTCGAGCTGCCCCCGGAGCTGCGGGGTGACGCCGCCCCGCGCATCGGCATCTACAAGGGGTGGCGGGAGCCGATGGAGGCCGGGTGGACCCGCTGGGTGTTCGATCAGCACGGCCTGGCGTACGACACCATCCACGACGCCACGATGAGAGACGGCGCCCTCGGCGACCACTTCGACGTGATCCTGCTCCAGGACCAGAGCGCGACCCAGATCGTGCAGGGCTTCGCCGAGGGCTCGGTACCCCCGGGATACTCCGGGGGAATCGGCGACGCGGGTGTGACCGCCCTTCGCGACTTCGTGCGGGGAGGCGGACGACTCGTGGCCATCGAGGGCGCGACCGATCTGGCGATCGACCTCTTCGACCTCGACGTCTCCAACGCCGTCGATCGCCTTCCCTCGCAGGACTTCTACATTCCGGGGTCGCTGCTCTCGCTCGAAATCACCGACGAGCGCTTCGGAACCGGCCTCGAGCCGGAGACGGCGGCCTGGTACTGGGGCAGCAGTCGCGTCTTCGACGTGTCGGACCCCACCGTTCGGGTGCTTGCCCGATTCGCCGATCGGCCCCTCCTTTCGGGGTGGGTGCTGGGAGCGGAGCGCGTGGCCGGTCGCCCGGCGATCGTGGAGGCCACGGTCGGCGCGGGCACGGTGACGCTGTTCGGATTCCAGCCCAACTACCGGGGCCAGTCGATGGCGACGTGGCCCCTGCTGTTCCGGGCGCTCTCGGGCGTCCGGCTCGGCATCTTCGACCACAACTGA